In Xyrauchen texanus isolate HMW12.3.18 chromosome 27, RBS_HiC_50CHRs, whole genome shotgun sequence, one genomic interval encodes:
- the LOC127620950 gene encoding coiled-coil domain-containing protein 124-like — protein MPKKFQGENTKSATAKARKADAKATADAHKQKELEDARWEDNDKHVIKKEQRRDDKERKRLEALEKKREKQMLLDEEDSMIKVKKTKEPPSKVTRAQIEENQHSGQNVKETKEKEKSHLEMPLEENVNRIVPEEGTVEARTIEDAIAVLSTKEDLDRHPERRMKAAYTTFEEANMPRLKMENPNMRLSQLKQQLKKEWTKSPENPLNQRVATYNSK, from the exons ATGCCGAAGAAATTCCAAGGTGAGAATACCAAATCGGCCACCGCAAAGGCCCGTAAGGCCGATGCCAAAGCCACCGCTGATGCACACAAACAGAAGGAGCTCGAGGATGCGCGCTGGGAAGATAACGACAAACATGTCATTAAGAAAGAGCAGAGGAGG GATGATAAGGAGAGGAAGCGTTTGGAGGCtcttgagaaaaagagagaaaagcaaATGCTCTTAGATGAAGAAGATTCCATGATAAAGGTTAAAAAGACAAAAGAACCCCCCAGTAAAGTGACTCGTGCCCAGATTGAGGAGAACCAACACAGCGGGCAAAATGTTAAAGAAACCAAGGAAAAAG AGAAAAGCCACTTGGAGATGCCACTTGAGGAGAATGTCAATCGGATAGTTCCAGAAGAAGGCACTGTGGAGGCCCGGACCATTGAGGATGCCATTGCAGTTCTCAG cactAAGGAAGACCTGGACCGGCACCCTGAACGACGTATGAAAGCTGCCTATACCACATTCGAGGAAGCAAACATGCCACGTCTTAAAATGGAGAACCCCAATATGCGGCTCTCTCAGCTAAAACAGCAGCTCAAGAAAGAGTGGACAAAGTCTCCTGAAAACCCCCTCAACCAACGTGTGGCCACCTACAACTCCAAGTAA